In Xenorhabdus nematophila ATCC 19061, one DNA window encodes the following:
- a CDS encoding MurR/RpiR family transcriptional regulator — translation MNTLERLQNSLDVLSKSEKKVAQVILASPQTAIHSSIATLAKMANVSEPTVNRFCRRLDTKGFPDFKLHLAQSLANGTPYVNRNVEESDSVTSYTNKIFESVMANLETVKNNLDIAAINRAVDLLTQARKLSFFGLGASAAVAHDAMNKFFRFNIPVTYFDDIVMQRMSCINSTEGDVVVLISHTGRTKSLVELAKLARANDTTVIAITSTNSPLAHEATLSILLDVPEDTDIYMPMVSRIAQLTIIDVLATGFTLRRGSKFRDNLKRVKESLRNSRFDKHE, via the coding sequence ATGAACACACTGGAACGGCTCCAAAATAGTCTGGATGTTTTGAGTAAGTCAGAAAAAAAGGTTGCGCAGGTCATCCTTGCTTCACCACAGACGGCCATCCATTCAAGTATCGCCACTCTGGCGAAAATGGCGAATGTGAGTGAACCTACGGTTAATCGTTTTTGTCGCCGCCTGGATACCAAAGGGTTTCCCGATTTTAAATTACATCTGGCACAAAGCCTTGCCAATGGCACGCCCTATGTAAATCGCAATGTGGAAGAAAGTGACAGCGTCACATCCTATACCAATAAAATTTTTGAATCAGTTATGGCAAATCTGGAAACGGTTAAAAATAATTTGGATATTGCGGCAATTAACCGGGCAGTTGATCTGCTGACACAAGCCAGGAAACTCTCTTTTTTTGGCCTGGGGGCATCCGCCGCTGTGGCACATGACGCCATGAACAAATTTTTTCGGTTCAATATCCCGGTAACTTATTTTGACGATATCGTCATGCAGCGAATGAGCTGTATTAACAGCACCGAAGGGGATGTGGTTGTACTGATATCCCATACAGGACGAACGAAAAGCCTCGTAGAACTTGCTAAACTGGCCCGTGCAAATGATACGACCGTGATTGCCATTACTTCAACAAATTCTCCATTGGCACATGAAGCTACCCTTTCCATTTTATTAGACGTTCCTGAAGACACTGATATCTATATGCCAATGGTCTCCAGAATTGCTCAACTTACCATCATTGATGTACTGGCTACAGGTTTTACACTGCGCCGAGGCTCAAAGTTCAGAGATAACTTGAAGAGAGTCAAAGAATCGCTGCGTAATTCGCGGTTTGATAAGCATGAATGA
- the pyk gene encoding pyruvate kinase, which yields MSRRLRRTKIVTTLGPATDRDNNLEKVISAGANVVRLNFSHGTAEDHIQRANKVREIAARLGCNVAILGDLQGPKIRISTFKEGKIFLNVGDKFLLDANLGKGEGDKEKVGIDYKGLPSDVMTSDILLLDDGRVQLKVLDVQGMKVFTEVTVGGPLSNNKGINKLGGGLSAEALTEKDKEDIITAAKIGVDYLAVSFPRSGEDLNYARRLARDAGCETQIVAKVERAEAVSSDDIIDEIILASDVVMVARGDLGVEIGDPELVGVQKKLIRRARQLNRVVITATQMMESMITNPMPTRAEVMDVANAVLDGTDAVMLSAETAAGQYPAETVAAMAQVCLGAEKMPSINVSKHRLDITFESIEEAIAMSTMYAANHLKGVKAIIAMTESGRTARMMSRISSGLPIFSMSRHESTLNRTALYRGVTPVYCSWHTDGIAAASEAVIRLRDKGYLSSGDLILVTQGDQMGTIGSTNTCRVLEVE from the coding sequence ATGTCCAGACGGCTCAGAAGAACTAAAATAGTCACTACACTTGGCCCGGCTACAGATCGTGACAACAATTTAGAAAAAGTTATCAGTGCGGGAGCCAATGTCGTCCGCCTCAATTTTTCTCATGGCACAGCGGAAGATCATATCCAACGAGCGAATAAAGTGCGTGAAATCGCTGCCCGTTTGGGCTGCAATGTTGCCATCCTGGGTGATCTTCAAGGACCCAAAATACGCATATCCACCTTTAAAGAAGGGAAAATTTTCCTCAACGTTGGGGATAAATTCCTGCTGGATGCGAATCTGGGTAAAGGAGAAGGAGATAAAGAAAAAGTCGGGATTGATTACAAAGGACTGCCATCCGATGTTATGACCAGCGATATCCTGTTATTGGATGACGGGCGGGTTCAATTGAAAGTGCTGGATGTTCAGGGCATGAAAGTCTTCACAGAAGTCACGGTAGGAGGCCCGCTTTCTAATAATAAAGGGATTAATAAACTGGGTGGCGGCTTATCAGCCGAAGCGCTGACTGAAAAAGATAAAGAAGATATCATCACTGCGGCCAAAATTGGGGTTGATTATCTTGCCGTTTCTTTCCCCCGTTCAGGTGAAGATCTAAATTACGCTCGTCGTCTCGCACGTGATGCTGGTTGTGAAACCCAAATTGTCGCCAAAGTTGAACGGGCTGAAGCCGTCAGTAGTGACGATATTATTGATGAAATCATTCTGGCCTCTGATGTTGTGATGGTCGCCCGCGGTGATTTGGGTGTCGAAATTGGTGATCCGGAGTTGGTTGGCGTTCAAAAGAAACTGATTCGCCGTGCCCGCCAACTGAATCGTGTCGTAATTACAGCCACACAAATGATGGAATCCATGATTACTAATCCCATGCCAACCCGTGCTGAAGTCATGGATGTCGCTAACGCAGTATTGGATGGTACCGATGCGGTTATGCTCTCTGCTGAGACTGCGGCAGGCCAATATCCGGCAGAAACCGTTGCTGCTATGGCACAAGTTTGTTTGGGGGCTGAAAAAATGCCAAGTATTAATGTTTCCAAACATCGCCTGGATATTACATTCGAAAGCATTGAAGAAGCTATCGCAATGTCAACCATGTATGCGGCTAACCACCTGAAAGGCGTCAAAGCAATCATTGCCATGACTGAATCTGGTCGAACAGCCCGCATGATGTCTCGCATTAGTTCAGGTTTGCCAATCTTCTCTATGTCACGCCATGAATCCACCTTAAACCGCACCGCCCTTTACCGCGGTGTCACCCCCGTTTATTGTAGCTGGCATACTGATGGCATCGCTGCGGCAAGCGAAGCGGTAATCCGCCTGCGCGATAAAGGTTATCTTTCCTCCGGTGACCTAATCCTGGTGACGCAGGGTGATCAGATGGGAACTATCGGCAGTACCAATACCTGCCGCGTACTTGAAGTAGAATAA